The DNA sequence TAATAATCAGCGTATTTATCAATTGCTGAATCAACTCCTGATTGTAAACGTCTTTATCCTGATGTTCTCTGCAAATCGCTTCTATCATTACTTTTACCAAACACGCATCTGACTCGTTTTTTAAAATACAACCCGGTTGATGATTGGCGTTTTGAAGAATATATTCCAATCGCTGAATGTTCTCGCTCTGTAAACTCGAATTCTTTAAATAAATATCGTTGAATCTCAAAAAGAAAAACTTTGTTGTCGTCTTAATCGTAAAATTATGACAGTCCTCAGGTGTCAACAGAAACAAATGTCCACCATCATATTCAAAAATAGTTTTGTTAATGCATTGCGAGCCGGTTCCATCTAAAACATACACCAATTCAAAAAAATTATGACGGTCCCCAACATCCGGATATTCGTCCAGCGTTTCAAATGAAACAGTAAATGGTTCGTATAAATTTTCTTTTTTCATTTTATAGCAAATTTAATTCAGTTTGCAAATATACCTAAAAAACACAAATATGTACAAATTATAAGTCGTAAAAACAGTATAATTTTGCCTAATAATTTTTAAAGCACAAAATACCACGATTATGGAATATAGAAAACTAGGCAATACTGAACTCGAATTATCAGCAATAACTTATGGTGCATTTGCCATTGGAGGCAACATGTGGGGCGGAAATGAAAAGAAAGACTCAATCGATTCTATCCATGCTTCCATCGACAATGGAGTGACCACAATAGACACTGCTCCTTTCTACGGATTTGGTTTAAGCGAAGAAATGATTGGTGAAGCGCTACAATCACAAAACCGATCAAAAGTGCAATTGTTAACCAAATTTGGACTGGTATGGGACGGAAGCAATAAAGGCAAAGGAGATTTTTTCTTTGATGCAGATGACAACGAAAAAAAACTACCGGTTTACAAATTCGCCTCCAAAGAAAATATAATCAAAGAAGTTGAAGAAAGTCTAAAAAGACTAAAAACTGATTATATTGATTTACTGCAAATCCATTGGCCGGACTCCACTACTCCAATTCAGGAAACTATGGAAGCTATGGACTTGTTAATCAAACAAGGAAAAATAAGAGCTGCCGGAGTTTGCAATTATGATGTTTCACAACTGAAAGAAGCTCAGAAAACAATTTCGTTAGCATCAAATCAGGTTTCGTACAGCATGCTGAATCGCAAAATAGAAGCCGATTTAATTCCGCTTACCGTTGCAGAAAATATCGGAATCATCGCCTACAGTCCAATGGAAAGAGGTTTATTGACCGGAAAATATTTTACCGACACCAAACTAAAAGAAAACGATCACAGAAATGGTTATTTTGGTCAGTTTGATCTTCAGCAAGTCAAAACCTTAATCGAAGAATTGAGTTCATTAGCACACGCAAAAGAAGTCAATTTAGCGCAATTAGTTTTACGTTGGACCACTTTACAAAAAGGAATTACTATTGTTCTAGCCGGAGCAAGAAATGCAGAACAGGCGATTTCAAACGCAAAAGCAATGGATTTCGATCTTACTGCTTTAGAATTGGATTTTATCAATCAGGCCATTTCAAAAATAAAATAACAACAAACACAAAATTACACCATACGTAGAAACACAGGATTATTTTCACATAAAAAACAAGCCTGTATTAAAAACTACAACACGAATTCAGAAGAACATTTACACTATGAAAAAAATATTTATAATAAACGGCGGGCAAAAATTTGCGCATTCAGGCGGAAAATTCAATCAAACTGTTCAGGACTGGACCATTGAATACCTTTCCCAAAACAATAATTACGAAATAAAAACAACTCATATAGAAGATGAAATTGACCTGCAGCATGAAGTAGAAAAATTCGTTTGGGCAGATTTAATTATTTATCACACCCCAATCTGGTGGTTTCAATTACCTAATCTTTTTAAAAAATACATTGACGATGTTTTTACTCAGGGTCATAACAACGGAATCTATAAAAGTGACGGAAGAAGTCGTGTAAATCCGGACATTAATTATGGAACGGGCGGGCTTTTACACGGTCGTAAATACATGTTGACCACGAGCTGGAATGCTCCAAAAACAGCTTTTACTTTACCGGGGGAATTCTTCGAAGAAACCTCTGTTGATGATGGTGTAATGTTTGGTTTTCATAAAATGAATACGTTTGCCGGAATAGAAAAAGTAGACAGTTTTCATTTTCACGATGTTGAAAAAGGTGCCACACCGGAAAATATTACTATCTTTAAACAAGACTATACCAACCATTTAGAAGAAACTTTCAAAACTTTATAACCATGATCTCGATTACAGCTATCATAAAGAGTAAAAAAGAGCACCTAACAGAAATTCAAAGTAGAATTATCCATCTGGTCGCCGAAACCAGAAAAGAAGCGGCTTGTATTCGTTATGACCTGCATACCGCTGAAAATGTGTTTATCATTTGGGAAGAATGGAAGGACCAAGCCGGACTTGATTTACACAACAATCAATCTTATCTGTTGGATTTTATTGCCAAAAGCGAATCCTTATTAGCCGCTCCGGTTCAGGTTTACAAGACAACCCAACTTTTATAAAACCATAAAATTCAATACTCCTGCAAGGTTTTCAAAACCTTGTAGGTTTATCTTATAGATCAATAAGTAGCCATAAAATCAATAGTCCAACCTATTAGACAAACATAAAAAAGGCCGTCCTGAGACAGCCTTCTTCTATAAAATTCAAATCTATTGTTTAATGATCTTCTGCGTATATCCTTTTTTTGTTGAAGAAGTTACATTAAGAAAATATACTCCTTTTGTTTTTCCCGATAAATTAATGGCTTTATCAGTAGTACTCTCTCCGGAGAAAGTTTCTTTGTAAATCATCCTTCCGCCAATATCATGAACCGTCACAGTATAACTATCTGCTGAAACCGGTGTGATCACATGAAACACATTACTGGATGGATTCGGATACACCTGAACTCCTGACAAATTGTTCGCTCCTTTTGGTTTTGTTACTGCTAAATTA is a window from the Flavobacterium cupriresistens genome containing:
- a CDS encoding aldo/keto reductase: MEYRKLGNTELELSAITYGAFAIGGNMWGGNEKKDSIDSIHASIDNGVTTIDTAPFYGFGLSEEMIGEALQSQNRSKVQLLTKFGLVWDGSNKGKGDFFFDADDNEKKLPVYKFASKENIIKEVEESLKRLKTDYIDLLQIHWPDSTTPIQETMEAMDLLIKQGKIRAAGVCNYDVSQLKEAQKTISLASNQVSYSMLNRKIEADLIPLTVAENIGIIAYSPMERGLLTGKYFTDTKLKENDHRNGYFGQFDLQQVKTLIEELSSLAHAKEVNLAQLVLRWTTLQKGITIVLAGARNAEQAISNAKAMDFDLTALELDFINQAISKIK
- a CDS encoding NAD(P)H-dependent oxidoreductase, which produces MKKIFIINGGQKFAHSGGKFNQTVQDWTIEYLSQNNNYEIKTTHIEDEIDLQHEVEKFVWADLIIYHTPIWWFQLPNLFKKYIDDVFTQGHNNGIYKSDGRSRVNPDINYGTGGLLHGRKYMLTTSWNAPKTAFTLPGEFFEETSVDDGVMFGFHKMNTFAGIEKVDSFHFHDVEKGATPENITIFKQDYTNHLEETFKTL
- a CDS encoding putative quinol monooxygenase; its protein translation is MISITAIIKSKKEHLTEIQSRIIHLVAETRKEAACIRYDLHTAENVFIIWEEWKDQAGLDLHNNQSYLLDFIAKSESLLAAPVQVYKTTQLL
- a CDS encoding AraC family transcriptional regulator — encoded protein: MKKENLYEPFTVSFETLDEYPDVGDRHNFFELVYVLDGTGSQCINKTIFEYDGGHLFLLTPEDCHNFTIKTTTKFFFLRFNDIYLKNSSLQSENIQRLEYILQNANHQPGCILKNESDACLVKVMIEAICREHQDKDVYNQELIQQLINTLIIIVARNIAKYLPEQVNIGCEAKAMDILQYIQNNIYYPEKIKAESISAHFGISNTYLGRYFKKHANETMQQYISNYKTKLIEHRLQFSEKRINEIAYEFGFTDESHFNKFFKKHRGNSPSEYRKTIRISA